Sequence from the Eleutherodactylus coqui strain aEleCoq1 chromosome 13, aEleCoq1.hap1, whole genome shotgun sequence genome:
gtcctgctggagaacaatagcggtgtgtttagagaacagaccacccgctgttctctaaatgcatGCAAGTGAACCTACTTAgcttctaatgggctgattaactcattagtagctaatgcaaaatgatcagctatcatctgtgtgtgtaaatggatctTTATCGAAGTGTAGAAGAATGGAGAAAGCCCTATTCTTTAGCAAGTAAAGGACAGCTCTCAGGTCTTATTTTCTTTCTATTTCTTTGAAGGTCTCTAAATCAGCTCAAGAAATGAAGGCCTTTGTGGAATCTCAAGCAACAGAAGATCCCTTGATAAAAGGAGTACCAGAAGATAAAAACCCATTTAAAGAGAAGGGTGGCTGCTGTTTGTCCTGACAGTCCCTCTAAACCGGATTCCTGGAACCATgcaatgaacttttcctattgttGTTCGGTCATTAGAGTAAATTGTGTTTGTAAGATTTTGGAAATGAGACTTTGACTTGCAGAAGAGGATGATGGGATCTGTGGTAGGAATGGcccttaggctagggctacacagtgacTTTTGGCTACAACAGGGGTTGCCTGACCAAATatcactgtgtagccctgcgACCTTGAACTCACATTGAAACGAATGGGGTCGTAGTGTGAGCCACAGATTGCTGTGACCGTGTGTCACAGATTGGAAAAAATCCAACCTTGATGACTTTTTAAAGACCTGCAGCCCACGGTTGCAGCAAGCTGCTATTCACACCGCAACCCGATTTGTTTCAATGTCAGTGTGAACACAGTGCAACACAGTGATTTTTGGTCGTATAACCCCTATTGCGACCAAAAAGTCGCCATGTAACCCTGGACTTTAATGTAATTCACTAAAATTGGATTTTTTAAGATATCTGTAATAAAACAGACCGATGTCTAATTATATCTGAGTGATTCATTATATTTGACACTGGCATCCTATTGtagtgggttaaaggggttatccagttgtaaactattgatagccccaaagtaggccatcaatagtaaatcagcggGGGCCTACACCCGGGAACCCTGTCGATCAGATGTTCATCAGGCCAAtgtgtttgtgcactgagctgatttctacaggcagcagacagctctattcacactgcagtggccaggcttggtattgcagacaaggttctcactgaagtgaatggaaatcaGTTCAGTACACAAAGCACACCAGCCTGTGGTGGTCCCGGGTGGCAGACCCCTACTGATTTACTATTGAAGGCCTAACCAGAGGATATGCTATAAATAGTCTGcaactggacaacacctttaagcaaGCAGATCACACACGGTCAAAACAGTACTataccttaaagggattttcctggtATAGACATGTATGTCATATTTACAGGTCTAATTGGTGCAGGTCTTACCTCTGGAACCCTTGAACTCTGTCCAGCCTGGTGAGAAAACCAAAGGCCAACCCATCCAGAAAGAGAATAAAGGGAGAGATAGCCATTCTGGAGATAGGTAGAAATCTTGATATGGGTCATGGATAAGTCATAATAGCCTATAGCTGGAATACCCTTTAACTATAGCGCCTCAATAGAGCGATGTATGCTACCATTTTGGTTGTAGGACCAACTTTTGCATTCTATGACCAGAAGTGACAGTAGACTTTCCTTCACTCATGATAACGATTTAAGTGCCAGATGTTTATCTGTAAAACGCACACTTCTTTGGCcaaaaaactgatgaaaatgTAGCATTTTATGGATCCATAGGCTATAATAATTAAAACATAGTCAAACCATGCATACGTTTGACTACGTTTAGCCTAACATACGTTTCAATGTCGTTTCTTTTTTGCGGGATTGATAAACATAGACTTGAACATATGCTTAAAATTAATGTGTTTTTGCATGCTTTTATACGCGATGAAAGTCCCAGTTTGGATGGGCCCTCATTTGATGCCCTACCCCTGCATCAAAAGACTTCGGCGAAAGAAGAGTTGGTTGTTGGGGGCCTTCCTGGTACTCAACGCCAGGGCATGTGCCTTCTCGCCTCCTCTCAGATGTTTTGACTTTTCATCTGAGGTAGCATGTACCATAttaccccaaaagtaagacctaccctgataataaaccctgccctgattttcagggggtagTTGAAATACAagtctaccctgaaaataagccctagttttactacaggggagaaaaaagcaaTATTCACTTAGCAGGGACCGTCTGgtcccctcccactgctctttggtgttcctgcaggcttccgtgcagttgaCAGCCTCTCACAGAACATCTCTTGCTCGAtgcactaatcacagccattcaatggctgagcgcgcTGTTTGCgagccaattagagcaatctccTGCTGAAGGCGGGGCTTTCAACCcttttaccagcaagagatgctctgcctgaggcacagaagcctgcaggaacGCTAGAGACCAGCGGAAGGGAcccagacggcacctgctaggtgagtataagacaccgcccaaaaataagaccatgtgcctcttttggggcaaaaattaatataagacagggtcttatttttgggaaaacacggtatTATATCTGATTAACAGATTGGGCCATGACCGGTGTCACTCGGTCATGGCCTAATGTGTTAATCAGATATACTGGTAGGTATGAGTTGACCCCATCTGTTCAGACAGATTAGACCGCTCGATAAGCTACACTCCCCTATGACACATTAGTGTATATAACCAGACCTCTTCATGCTCCAAACATAATCACCTCATTgcataaaggtgcttttagatggagcgattatcattcaaaaaatcgttcaaacaagcgaaacggaatgataattgtttggtctaaacacagccaacgatgaATGATAATAGTTCACATTCCGTTCGCCGTTCATTTTAGGCAGTCATAAAAATCATCCTTGGTCGTTGACTTATCGTTCGGattaaacagcgctcgtttagTCCTTCTCATCTGCTTATACAACGAATGCgcaagactgaatgattctcgtgtgaatgagccaacgatgtatccgcctgtctaaacaggctgcccgagcgaacgaaCTACTGATAGCGccattcgctcgttcaaacgatagaTCGtctcgtctaaaagggccttgagACAAGCCAAGTTCCAACCAAATGGGCCGTGTATACTTTTGAATCCATTTTTTGTTGCGCCATTGTTGTCTTTCTTCCAATACATCAGAGATTACACGATTCTGTTTGTCCTTGTGTCCGGGGAGGATTGAACAATCCCTGTCACTAATCACTCCGATAAGACGAACGTCTCAGGCTAAGTCCTCATACCCTGATATTAAACTTCAAGTCTTAAGTAATCTCATCCGGGCTTCTTAGCTTTGGCTGCTGCCGACTTTTAAGATTTATGTCAGTCACTGCAGATGTTGTAGAAAATCAGTGTGACCTAATGACATAGAATGGAAGGGATTAAACTCTGTGGGGTGGGTCACAGGAAAGTAACTGGGGCCCGTCTTATGAAAGCGGTCTAAgatgaaagcactgctttcatttCTTCTatggctgaggtaaaatgaaagctgtgtggtgattggttgctacgggcaacttgttttttttttctagacagctttcataacagtgtacctatagcaaccaatcacagtgcagctttcagtaaaggaaatgaaagctgcgctgtgattggttgctatggacaacaaaggcagattttcttttactcagctttcataagagtgtggtgccggcttacttttccatggcccatccTGTAGTATACACAAGCCATAACCTATATGTAACATGCTGCATAAAACTCAATTTAGCATACAGGTATCATACTGGAATGTAGGAGGTTCAGCAGAATACACTGAATGGCCGCGTATTGCAGACCTCCATTGAGTAGCAGGTTGAtctaggtgatgaaatcgttctgcaagaatatcggcccctgcggacaggaagcttctcgtAGGCGACACAGATTTCATGGAGGaattgacatgttctgaccagctgacaggaagcggTCATcgcttcatgctgcttgtgccaaattctaaccTCCACCCGCTGCTCGCAACCctgcccgggattaaaacttgaacgaaagacacattaatatggattgagattttaaaggaaatctgtgttgcccatagcagccaatcacagtgcagctcttATTTTACCCTCTGAAAATAGCATTTGCGATGACGATCAATAAGggtcaagggcaaacacttaaagTAGCAGATGCCGCATAATAagctggtatataaaatgaggcagctctgtctgggcgaaaacgtgtgtatctgggtaaggaactgtctcagagatagaaagcagagggtggtaataaatggttcatactctaaggctgggttcacacagggcgtattcccagcggaaatcccgcggtttggccgcagcaaaaaccgcgagatttccgccgggagaaccgccgcagaagaacccgcggcggctttgaagcggcccggccgctcgcttttccgttgtggagggcaatgtgcggctacaaacggacctggataagctgggggcttgggcagaaaaatggcaaatgaagttcaatgttgataaatgtaagactatgcacatgggcaggagaaacggctgtcaccaatatacactaaatggggtacggctagggaaaagtgatatggaaaaagacctgggggtactagtggactgcagacttaactggagcaatcaatgccagtcagcagctgcaaaagcaaataaagtcttggggtgcattaaaagaggtataggggcgagggacgagaacattatcctcccactatataaggcacttgtcaggcctcacatggaatactgtgtacggttctggacaccggtgctcaggaaggatgttacagtactggaggggttcaaagaagagcgactaaattaataaatggaatgggaggactggaatactcagagaggctatcaaaattgggattcttTACCCCGgaaaaaaaagacggttaaggggacaatgcaaggatctctccgATGCTCTGTTTATACCTGTTATGTTCGTGACCAAGAAAGGATAGGGAATACCAGGTGGACTACCACAGATTTGCACCTCTCCCTATCCATTACTCAGggttagtgacacagacctacctgagcgggtaCATCGCTCCAATAAAGGCGTTGTAGGGGACataaatataaatacagtaggggacaatctctcccatgatctgtttataccaggactgtgacggtaacaagaggacaacctctacatctagaagaacgaaggtttcatcaccaacatagaagggggttctttactgtaagagcagtgaaactgtggaactgtctgccAGAGGatttggtgatggcaaaatcgatagaggagtttaagagggaactagatgtctcATTAGagtgctatgacattacaggatatagacattaaattaccagcggggttgttgatccgggtcttggagtcaggtaggaactttcaaaatgttgatcaagggattactttgactgccattatggagtcgggaaggtattttttcccccaaatgggctaaattggcttctaccttactgttttttttggccttcctctggatcaacaaggacgGGGGGTGAGggaggaaataggctgaactagatgggcattgtctcccttcagcctaatgtactgtgttactatgtaggtatacatttagaaaaaacatgttttctcATGTAGCGCGCTTActtgtatacagcccacaaaacctttatatcctagcaaaagatgacaagaccaaaaacgtacagaactgtgctgacagaTTGCATTTACATTCCTTTCGCTAGTTCAACTTTCTACATtttaatatacagcaaaacacagattagataataaATGTTAATTCCACGCGGACGAAGTCGCGGGTAACAAgatagtatatatgtatatacagtaatgccttgacatacgagtttaatctGTTCTGTGACGGAGTTCTTAAGCCAAAAAATTTGTAtctcaaagcacttttccccattaaaatgaattaaAACGCCATTAATGTGTTCcacattaatggcgtttcaattcatttcaatggggaaactaactacaagtaaaaaaaaaatcaatgctcacCTACCGCCAGCGTTCCGCAATGGTCTGCGGcaatgctgcaggctgtcgcatcCTCCTCCacactgacagagcattgctttctggatgtggggcttgaatgctGAATTGGCTGAAtcgttaaatggctgtgattggttaaccaagTGCTggttttcattggctgacgcagcaCTGGATTAGCCAATCAAACCATCAGCTTGCTGGAGgtagggcattcaagccccacatccagaaatcaatgctctgtcggcatggacCATCACGCAGGCCCAAAACGCTGGcaataggtgagtattagacatccccctgagcctcagcttgtGAGCTGCTTGACTTGCTAGCAGGCTCATAACCCGAGTTTTcactcttaaatcagagcaaaaatttagGGGAGAGCCAAGATGTCTAGATACAGGATTACGGGGTTGGGGTGGGTGTGGCGGTCGCTTGATAAGATTGACCAGTGTGTGCTACATGAAATATATAATTTGACTATGGAACCACAGCAAGATACATTGTAAGCATTCTACTTAATAGTTGAAGCCACTAATTTGTACTTGCAGTTAGGGAGGAAACCAGAACACAGAGGAAACCCACACACAAAGAACAGACACATTGCTAcatataaattttatatatatatatatatatatatatatatatatatatatatatatatatatacacacatatatatatatatatatatatatatatatatatatatacacacatatacacacacatacatacacacacatgtatatatatactgtgagtgTGTGTATACTGgtgccccttcccctcccccaccaccaccttccGAACCACTCCATAGTTTTCTGGTTTTGCTATTCTAGATGGAGAATCCTATTTCTCCATCTAGAATAGAAACCGGTTCTGCTCTGATAATGGCACTAATATCTACAGGCTGTAGACATATGcctaatttagacacaacgattatataGGAGGCACAATATAGGCAGAGCAATTTGTCTAATTTCTCTGATCTGCACTTGAGACATGTAATCTAATACACAGGGTGTCACTTTCTCAGTTCCCGTCTGATATTAAACGCAACAATCTTGTTCCTGTTCCAACGACATGTAAATTAATTGGGCTAATTAGTCTGAATAAGGCCCTGCAGGTATGCCCTggctccatgtcagtgttattaTGCATTGTTTTGGTGTATGTCCAAACCACAGATAAGTAGTGTGTAGGTGGAACATAATAACACACTTAATATACCAGTATTTTCTGATTTCAAAGAAAATTGTGAAAGATCAATAAATCACAATCGTCCtccaaaaatatacatactcctATCCAATGAACCCAGCCATGTATAATGTCAATTGTAGTTGCTAAGTGGGtcatgactttaaccctttcctatacaattttggattcagggtgtcCTAAAAGGctgtctctttttgctgttatacaatggtgccatctgctggctaaagccagtgtgtgtgagccagagaggctccgacaacggagtggctggcaatagacagtaagaataccctgttagatgtcttctgacattggagctgtagaagcttcaatcagaatgtaagaagatgccagacag
This genomic interval carries:
- the GNGT2 gene encoding guanine nucleotide-binding protein G(I)/G(S)/G(O) subunit gamma-T2, translated to MAQDMTEKDLLKMEVEQLRKEIKTERVLVSKSAQEMKAFVESQATEDPLIKGVPEDKNPFKEKGGCCLS